A genomic stretch from Candidatus Limnocylindrales bacterium includes:
- a CDS encoding PASTA domain-containing protein, with amino-acid sequence MSAIVSRAALAAFSAVSLVALLSADVAAQTRVVPQYVGLPRPEVERRLIKGGFAAQWRSAGMAPYPQDRGRVAAQVPPAGNPLPSGAPVILFVYDDGAPGAQPAAPASGGAPAAPALPAAPVMADCSRWPGSSYDRVIGACRCPEGQWWGLHGDRCEPREKAAGDVCSSKWPGSIPAFTGEGTFHCTCPPEKPWNAEALECGASTHEVGAECQSRWPGTVAVLSPSGTDYECRCPMGMRWEESRSRCDASVAVEAGAGTAPAAGAAPGVAGPRERGDSSLSMPPPVEDENWDEAQPGRFEDGAGDRYGDAPRGSDRYRDARGDGGGDDRYGNAPDGGGGGDDQVPWPPPRPYEAEPASPGDHAPPPHDAAAEEEGPCAAILAEIRGRAGAGQRAQADALALRAATRGCDPKAIADAVATAPQQ; translated from the coding sequence ATGAGCGCAATCGTTTCCCGTGCGGCCCTGGCGGCCTTTTCGGCGGTTTCCTTGGTCGCGCTGCTGTCGGCCGACGTGGCGGCACAGACACGAGTCGTGCCGCAGTACGTGGGCCTTCCGCGGCCCGAGGTGGAGAGGCGGCTGATCAAGGGTGGCTTTGCGGCGCAGTGGCGGTCGGCCGGAATGGCACCGTATCCGCAGGATCGTGGTCGCGTCGCCGCGCAGGTGCCGCCTGCCGGCAATCCGCTGCCATCGGGCGCGCCCGTGATCCTGTTCGTGTACGACGACGGGGCCCCCGGTGCGCAGCCCGCGGCTCCGGCATCGGGAGGCGCACCCGCCGCGCCCGCGCTGCCTGCCGCGCCGGTGATGGCCGACTGCTCGCGCTGGCCCGGCAGCAGCTACGATCGCGTCATCGGCGCCTGCCGCTGTCCCGAAGGCCAGTGGTGGGGCCTTCACGGCGATCGCTGCGAGCCGCGCGAGAAGGCCGCGGGCGACGTGTGCTCGAGCAAATGGCCTGGCTCGATTCCCGCCTTCACCGGCGAAGGCACCTTCCACTGCACGTGTCCGCCCGAGAAGCCGTGGAACGCCGAGGCGCTCGAATGCGGAGCCTCCACGCACGAAGTCGGCGCCGAATGCCAGTCGCGCTGGCCTGGAACGGTCGCGGTGCTGTCGCCGTCGGGAACCGATTACGAATGCCGCTGCCCTATGGGCATGCGCTGGGAGGAGTCGCGCTCGCGCTGCGACGCATCGGTCGCCGTCGAAGCTGGCGCGGGAACGGCGCCGGCTGCCGGCGCAGCGCCCGGCGTTGCCGGGCCGAGGGAACGCGGCGACTCCTCGCTGTCGATGCCGCCTCCGGTCGAGGACGAGAACTGGGACGAGGCGCAGCCGGGCCGCTTCGAAGACGGCGCGGGCGACCGCTACGGCGATGCGCCGCGAGGCTCCGATCGTTATCGCGACGCGCGCGGCGACGGCGGCGGCGACGACCGTTACGGCAATGCGCCGGACGGCGGCGGCGGCGGCGACGATCAGGTGCCATGGCCTCCACCCCGTCCGTACGAAGCAGAGCCGGCGTCGCCGGGCGACCATGCTCCACCACCGCACGATGCAGCAGCGGAGGAGGAAGGCCCGTGCGCGGCGATTCTCGCCGAGATTCGTGGCCGTGCCGGCGCCGGCCAGCGTGCGCAGGCCGATGCGCTCGCGCTGCGGGCCGCCACGCGCGGCTGCGATCCCAAGGCGATCGCCGACGCCGTCGCGACCGCACCGCAGCAGTAG
- a CDS encoding amidohydrolase family protein, with protein MAPRRTLIRGGHVLTMDRALGDFPRADVLVEDDRIVAVAARLDVDDAEVIDAAGHIVAPGMIDTHRHTWQTQLRALCADWTLVDYYLGVRLSISPVYSPDDVHLGNRLGALEALNAGVTTILDFSHCNNTPEHADAAVAGLRDAGVRAVFGYGFFESSPQAPPHFATHAQRVEDFARIADRYFASSSGLLTLGVALSETVAPADVAAEIRAARSRNAVVVCHTGCVWAMPSGITELDEAGLLGPEQVHVHCNTLRDDEWVRLARAGAKVSISPETELNMGMGRPVFAACERHGIKPTLSCDVISLNSGDLLTQLRMAVAFKRWADTEGMNLAGQDPIYVTVTAADALEWVTINGAEAIGQGGRIGSLTPGKQADIIIVGGPGIAQHPRVDAAGTLVFQTTPSDVRTVLVAGHVVKRDGVLCGVDVAGLLQRADASAEAVLGRARDRAGELPPMRGTGFGVIAAAIRG; from the coding sequence ATGGCACCGCGACGGACGCTGATTCGGGGCGGTCACGTGCTGACGATGGACCGCGCCCTCGGCGACTTTCCGCGCGCCGACGTGCTGGTGGAGGACGATCGCATCGTCGCCGTCGCTGCGCGTCTGGATGTGGACGATGCCGAGGTGATCGATGCCGCGGGCCACATCGTTGCGCCCGGCATGATCGACACGCATCGCCACACCTGGCAGACGCAGCTGCGCGCGCTGTGCGCGGACTGGACGCTGGTGGACTACTACCTCGGCGTGCGCCTCTCGATCTCGCCCGTGTATTCCCCCGACGACGTGCATCTCGGCAACCGCCTCGGCGCGCTCGAAGCGCTCAACGCCGGCGTCACCACCATCCTCGACTTCTCGCACTGCAACAATACACCGGAGCACGCCGACGCCGCCGTTGCCGGGCTTCGCGATGCGGGCGTGCGTGCGGTGTTCGGTTACGGCTTCTTCGAGAGCAGCCCGCAGGCGCCGCCGCATTTCGCGACGCACGCGCAGCGGGTCGAGGATTTCGCGCGCATCGCCGATCGGTATTTCGCATCGTCGTCGGGTTTGCTGACGCTCGGGGTGGCGCTGAGCGAGACGGTCGCCCCCGCCGACGTGGCAGCCGAGATCCGGGCCGCGCGCAGCCGCAATGCCGTCGTCGTCTGCCACACCGGCTGCGTCTGGGCCATGCCGAGCGGGATCACCGAGCTCGACGAGGCGGGGCTACTGGGGCCCGAGCAGGTGCACGTCCACTGCAACACGCTGCGGGATGACGAATGGGTGCGCCTCGCGCGTGCCGGCGCCAAGGTCTCGATCTCGCCCGAGACGGAGCTGAACATGGGAATGGGCCGCCCCGTCTTTGCCGCCTGCGAGCGGCACGGCATCAAGCCGACGCTGTCGTGCGACGTCATTTCCCTGAACAGCGGCGACCTGCTGACGCAGCTTCGCATGGCGGTGGCGTTCAAGCGCTGGGCCGACACCGAGGGCATGAACCTTGCCGGGCAGGATCCGATCTATGTCACGGTGACGGCGGCTGATGCGCTGGAGTGGGTGACGATCAACGGCGCCGAGGCGATCGGGCAGGGCGGCCGCATCGGCAGCCTGACGCCCGGCAAGCAGGCCGACATCATCATCGTGGGCGGGCCCGGCATCGCACAGCATCCGCGCGTGGACGCCGCCGGTACGCTGGTGTTCCAGACGACGCCGTCCGATGTGCGCACGGTTCTGGTGGCCGGGCACGTGGTCAAGCGCGACGGCGTGCTCTGCGGCGTCGATGTGGCCGGGCTGCTGCAGCGGGCGGATGCATCGGCGGAGGCGGTGCTCGGCCGCGCGCGCGATCGTGCGGGTGAGCTGCCGCCGATGCGCGGCACGGGGTTCGGCGTGATCGCGGCAGCGATCCGCGGTTGA
- a CDS encoding DUF1566 domain-containing protein — translation MDPILRFLAVPLILLTATAHADVAGECAYRRLRIAGSYESCRLKSHVASLVEGTAVDGRRCDERYRSRWSSSSYAGSSCTAGFDGPQVEGLVSDSTSMLVTYLSGDAGALCEERDFRATGQTVSYGAGDDADLQVAGAQSFVDNGDGTVTDTRLGLQWEKKFGCSVYSGSECSSEEGSCGDPHDGNNFYSWSSTATAYDGTVVTVLLEQLNHRCSNDSSIACSSDADCAQAGGACGFAGHRDWRLPNVKEARSIVDLSQSPYSVAPALLTDGCDRGSTWTSTSYAEDPQQAWFLHTQAGGAVDTIGKSAFFAARAVRGGR, via the coding sequence ATGGATCCGATACTACGATTCCTCGCGGTTCCGCTGATCCTCCTCACTGCGACGGCTCACGCCGACGTCGCGGGCGAATGTGCGTACCGGCGCCTGCGCATCGCCGGCAGCTACGAGTCGTGCCGCCTGAAGTCGCACGTTGCGTCGCTCGTCGAAGGTACTGCCGTCGACGGCCGCCGCTGCGACGAAAGATACCGGTCCAGATGGAGCTCCTCGTCGTACGCGGGCTCGAGCTGCACGGCAGGATTCGATGGACCGCAGGTCGAAGGCCTTGTGTCGGACTCCACCTCCATGCTCGTCACGTACCTGTCGGGCGATGCCGGCGCCCTCTGCGAGGAGCGCGACTTCCGGGCGACGGGACAAACCGTATCCTACGGCGCCGGCGATGATGCCGACCTGCAGGTCGCCGGGGCGCAGTCGTTCGTTGACAACGGCGACGGCACCGTCACCGACACCCGCCTCGGACTGCAGTGGGAGAAGAAGTTCGGCTGCAGCGTCTACAGCGGCAGCGAATGCTCTTCCGAAGAGGGCAGCTGCGGCGACCCGCACGATGGAAACAACTTCTACTCTTGGTCTTCGACCGCGACAGCGTACGACGGGACCGTGGTAACCGTCCTCCTCGAGCAGCTCAACCATCGCTGCAGCAACGATTCCTCGATCGCATGCTCCAGCGACGCTGACTGCGCGCAGGCCGGCGGTGCTTGCGGCTTTGCCGGACATCGCGACTGGCGCCTTCCCAACGTCAAGGAAGCCCGCAGCATCGTCGACCTGAGCCAGTCGCCGTATTCGGTGGCGCCGGCGCTGCTGACCGACGGGTGCGATCGGGGATCGACGTGGACGTCCACCAGCTACGCGGAAGATCCGCAGCAAGCGTGGTTCCTGCATACTCAGGCCGGCGGCGCGGTCGATACGATCGGCAAGAGCGCATTTTTCGCTGCGCGTGCGGTACGGGGTGGACGATGA
- a CDS encoding DUF1566 domain-containing protein: MRTNLTGLLLCLPIAAPAIAADWTASSCAARKVGLAAKAVNCRLVTEAKAAKTMSAPAFDSCDQKFLASSLRLESDERASVCPTSGDGESVLDFVRASTAHLAATLKDVEAMSPCAALQAPASGQRVTYGRGDDGSSHLGATLQFTDNGDGTITDQVTGLMWEKKKWVNQAWYPATCNSVTDPYCADPHNVNTVYAWAAGYPGRASSYDGPVVTLFLEQLNNRCDRDVSVACASNADCNASGGACGFAGYRDWRLPNVNELAGIVDYGRSIPALDPLFHNAGCAAHCSDVRSTDCSCDSNTIHWSSSTGGSYPLHAWAVDTARGHVELANKTTGESVRAVRGGY, from the coding sequence ATGCGAACGAACTTGACGGGCCTCCTGCTCTGCCTTCCCATCGCCGCGCCCGCCATCGCAGCCGATTGGACGGCGTCCTCGTGCGCCGCCAGAAAAGTGGGTCTTGCCGCGAAGGCAGTGAACTGCCGCCTCGTCACCGAGGCCAAGGCTGCCAAGACGATGTCGGCGCCGGCGTTCGACAGCTGCGACCAGAAGTTCCTCGCGTCTTCCCTGCGGCTCGAGTCCGACGAGCGCGCATCGGTATGCCCGACGAGCGGGGACGGCGAGAGCGTCCTGGATTTCGTGCGCGCCAGTACGGCCCATCTTGCAGCCACGCTGAAAGACGTCGAGGCGATGTCCCCATGCGCAGCGCTGCAGGCGCCGGCGAGCGGCCAGAGGGTTACCTACGGCCGCGGCGACGACGGGAGCTCGCATCTGGGCGCGACGCTTCAGTTCACCGACAACGGGGATGGAACCATCACCGACCAGGTCACCGGCCTGATGTGGGAGAAGAAGAAGTGGGTGAACCAGGCTTGGTATCCTGCGACGTGCAACTCGGTCACCGACCCTTACTGCGCCGATCCTCACAACGTCAACACCGTCTATGCGTGGGCTGCAGGATATCCCGGACGTGCCAGCTCCTATGACGGCCCCGTGGTCACGCTTTTCCTCGAGCAGCTGAACAACCGCTGCGACCGGGATGTGTCGGTCGCATGCGCCAGCAATGCCGACTGCAACGCGAGCGGCGGCGCCTGCGGCTTTGCCGGCTACCGGGACTGGCGCCTGCCCAACGTCAACGAGCTTGCCGGCATCGTCGACTACGGCCGCTCGATTCCGGCACTGGATCCGCTCTTTCACAACGCAGGCTGCGCGGCCCACTGCAGCGACGTGCGCAGCACCGACTGCAGCTGCGACAGCAACACTATCCATTGGAGCTCCTCCACCGGCGGCAGCTACCCCTTGCACGCATGGGCCGTGGACACCGCGCGCGGCCATGTCGAGTTGGCGAACAAGACCACCGGCGAGAGTGTGCGCGCCGTCCGCGGCGGGTACTGA
- a CDS encoding Ig-like domain-containing protein, whose protein sequence is MTRRHRARRTAAALLTLQMMLLGSAPVATARYDPDPGDEGSPGSTPIHPPPYVFPTNGFSWSAPDRYSQWDDAWHEFGGIPKPWQRETYDPEYVNPTTWYLNFMGCQSEQDYGYENYPDAKDEDGKPIFAKPTRRYTWRWNGKTRGPSTDCYTYLDFPAQGNYWVELTVKEADGSIETYTQPVRVKDYLIVVLGDSSASGEGAVDRPVYPELATPYEQNADWVDDRCHRSANAGGAQAARLLEDADPTSSVTFLSFACSGATLDTTRYNTGTFDVLDPYNANPGLVRGTGITGPYAGMEPPPNGEGPYQVGPQTLQLHYALTGQNAHAPRKVDSLLVAGGINDVRFADLVGVCILETLCHQQPVGQNGLTLSEQFDEDLERVVPGWQKLGAQLDGYGIQVEDGMKLALEYPGFFENDNGLRCPELFEDITVLGSWDFDEIGVAEAVWAVKLNEAVEVGADLAGFTYVSGIYEAFEKHGMCANDRYINTATDSMITQGDAYGTIYGSQSETTGTAHPNTKGYGAYAKIIIEQHWQSFLANEPPVANEDEVNAAFHFGSKFNVLANDSDPDGDPLSVRVTSPVAHGFLELLPNGEASYRPNWNYLGADSFTYEVTDGEFTSEAVVDITVAPLEVLSTEVQYGTTTPIGGMLGGFHMDPPYVVVFDKPLRPKRGLIAQIPGEDAVLYTAPERRRRVKLPYTVYSEAPPPSTDAGKSVRGMLLINVRRP, encoded by the coding sequence ATGACGAGACGACATCGTGCGCGCCGAACGGCCGCGGCGCTGCTGACGCTGCAGATGATGCTGCTGGGCTCCGCACCGGTGGCCACTGCCAGATACGACCCGGATCCGGGAGACGAAGGCTCGCCGGGCAGCACGCCGATCCATCCGCCGCCGTACGTCTTTCCGACCAACGGCTTCTCGTGGTCCGCGCCGGACCGGTACAGCCAGTGGGACGATGCCTGGCACGAGTTCGGTGGCATTCCCAAGCCCTGGCAGCGGGAGACGTACGACCCGGAATACGTCAATCCGACCACCTGGTACCTGAACTTCATGGGCTGCCAGAGCGAGCAGGACTACGGCTACGAGAATTATCCGGACGCCAAGGACGAGGACGGAAAACCGATCTTTGCGAAACCGACGAGAAGGTACACGTGGCGCTGGAACGGCAAGACGCGTGGCCCTTCGACGGATTGCTACACGTACCTCGACTTTCCGGCGCAGGGCAACTACTGGGTCGAGCTGACAGTCAAGGAAGCGGACGGCAGCATCGAGACGTACACGCAACCGGTTCGGGTCAAGGATTATCTGATCGTCGTGCTCGGTGATTCGTCCGCGTCGGGCGAGGGCGCTGTCGACAGGCCGGTGTATCCGGAACTGGCGACGCCCTATGAGCAGAACGCGGATTGGGTGGACGATCGCTGCCATCGCTCGGCCAATGCCGGCGGCGCTCAGGCAGCCCGGCTCCTCGAGGATGCGGACCCGACGAGCAGCGTCACGTTCTTGTCGTTCGCATGCTCGGGAGCCACCCTGGACACGACGCGATACAACACCGGGACCTTCGACGTTCTCGATCCGTACAACGCCAACCCAGGGCTCGTGCGCGGAACCGGTATCACCGGGCCCTACGCGGGCATGGAGCCGCCGCCCAACGGGGAGGGGCCTTATCAGGTGGGCCCCCAGACCCTGCAGTTGCACTACGCGCTGACCGGTCAAAACGCCCACGCGCCGCGTAAGGTCGACTCGCTGCTGGTCGCCGGCGGCATCAACGACGTGCGCTTCGCGGACCTGGTCGGCGTGTGCATCCTCGAGACCCTCTGTCATCAGCAGCCTGTCGGACAGAACGGCCTGACGTTGAGCGAGCAGTTCGACGAGGATCTGGAGCGAGTCGTGCCCGGCTGGCAAAAGCTTGGCGCGCAGCTGGACGGGTACGGCATCCAGGTCGAAGACGGGATGAAGCTGGCGCTCGAATATCCGGGCTTCTTCGAGAACGACAACGGGCTGCGATGCCCCGAGCTGTTCGAAGACATCACCGTCCTCGGGTCGTGGGACTTCGACGAGATCGGCGTGGCCGAGGCTGTGTGGGCGGTCAAGCTCAACGAAGCGGTCGAGGTCGGCGCCGACCTTGCCGGCTTCACGTACGTCAGCGGGATTTACGAGGCGTTCGAGAAGCACGGGATGTGCGCGAATGATCGCTACATCAACACGGCAACGGACTCCATGATCACGCAGGGTGACGCGTACGGCACCATCTACGGCTCGCAGAGCGAAACGACCGGGACGGCTCATCCCAATACGAAAGGCTACGGCGCCTACGCCAAGATCATCATCGAACAGCACTGGCAGTCCTTTCTGGCCAACGAGCCGCCGGTCGCCAATGAGGACGAAGTGAACGCCGCCTTCCACTTCGGCAGCAAGTTCAACGTGCTGGCCAACGACAGCGACCCTGACGGTGATCCGCTCTCGGTGCGTGTGACGAGCCCCGTCGCGCACGGCTTCCTCGAGCTGTTGCCGAATGGAGAAGCCTCGTATCGGCCCAACTGGAATTACCTGGGCGCCGACAGCTTCACCTACGAGGTGACCGACGGCGAGTTCACGTCGGAGGCGGTCGTCGACATAACGGTCGCGCCACTGGAGGTCCTGAGCACGGAGGTGCAGTACGGCACCACGACGCCGATAGGAGGAATGCTCGGCGGCTTCCACATGGACCCTCCGTATGTCGTCGTGTTCGACAAGCCGCTGCGTCCGAAGCGAGGCTTGATCGCTCAGATTCCGGGCGAGGACGCCGTTCTCTACACTGCACCCGAGCGGAGGAGAAGGGTAAAGCTGCCGTACACCGTCTATTCGGAGGCACCGCCGCCGAGCACGGATGCGGGCAAGAGCGTGCGAGGCATGCTGCTGATCAACGTGCGAAGGCCGTAG
- a CDS encoding serine/threonine protein kinase: protein MSGRKSSGGRGRAGGNRAAGDVSGNVSGNVAGNVSGDRSGGNISGNVIGERSGGKLSGERGSGGHVAGERGGGSSRLFGAESTRFFHGLTPDRILGAVEQSGLTCTGRCLALNSMENRVYDIEVEVEGEVRSPSDRFRVAKFYRPGRWSREQILEEHRFLRELAEAEIPVVPPLPLGGGTGDGEDERAALGGDTRDQDDDDTTICDDAGATLGELSDLGIYFALFPRVGGRLSDEISEAEAEQLGRLLARVHMVGARSTAPSRLQLDVDTYGRGNLEYLLESGTIPAPYRDRYRHVAEAICDRAQPWFAQADVQRIHGDCHLGNILWGRDGAMLVDFDDMLRGPCVQDLWLIAPGRDEWARARRRALIDGYEQLRDFDHSTLRLVEPLRALRLLHFAAWIARRWEDAAFARVFTDFRTDRYWVEQVEALQECLGSLDEPGA from the coding sequence TTGAGCGGTCGCAAAAGTAGCGGCGGTCGCGGCCGCGCCGGCGGCAACCGCGCCGCTGGCGACGTCAGCGGCAACGTCAGCGGCAACGTCGCCGGCAACGTCAGCGGCGATCGCAGCGGCGGCAACATCAGCGGCAACGTCATCGGCGAGCGCAGCGGCGGCAAGCTCAGCGGCGAGCGCGGCAGCGGCGGCCACGTTGCCGGCGAGCGCGGCGGCGGCAGCTCGCGCCTGTTCGGCGCCGAAAGCACCCGCTTCTTTCATGGCCTGACTCCCGATCGCATCCTTGGCGCCGTCGAGCAGAGCGGTCTGACCTGCACGGGCCGCTGCCTGGCGCTCAACAGCATGGAGAATCGCGTCTACGACATCGAGGTCGAGGTCGAGGGCGAGGTGCGCAGCCCCAGCGACCGCTTTCGCGTGGCGAAGTTCTACCGGCCCGGCCGCTGGAGCCGCGAGCAAATCCTCGAAGAGCATCGGTTTCTGCGTGAACTGGCCGAGGCCGAGATTCCGGTCGTGCCCCCGCTGCCGCTCGGCGGCGGCACCGGCGACGGCGAGGACGAACGAGCGGCGCTCGGCGGCGACACGCGCGATCAGGACGACGATGACACCACGATTTGCGACGACGCCGGCGCCACACTCGGCGAGCTGTCCGACCTCGGGATCTACTTCGCATTGTTTCCACGCGTCGGCGGCCGCCTCAGCGACGAGATCAGCGAGGCGGAGGCCGAACAGCTCGGACGTCTGCTCGCGCGCGTGCACATGGTCGGCGCCAGGAGCACGGCGCCGAGCCGGCTGCAGCTCGACGTGGACACCTACGGGCGCGGCAACCTCGAGTATCTGCTGGAGTCGGGCACGATCCCGGCGCCCTATCGCGACCGCTACCGGCACGTCGCCGAGGCGATCTGCGACCGCGCGCAGCCATGGTTCGCGCAGGCGGACGTGCAGCGCATCCACGGGGACTGCCACCTCGGCAACATCCTGTGGGGCCGCGACGGCGCAATGCTCGTCGATTTCGACGACATGCTGCGCGGGCCCTGCGTGCAGGACCTGTGGCTGATCGCGCCGGGCCGCGACGAGTGGGCACGGGCGCGGCGTCGGGCGCTGATCGACGGCTACGAGCAGCTGCGTGATTTCGACCATTCCACGCTGCGCCTGGTCGAGCCGCTGCGCGCGCTGCGACTGCTGCACTTCGCAGCGTGGATTGCGCGGCGCTGGGAAGATGCCGCATTTGCGCGGGTGTTCACCGATTTCCGCACCGACCGCTATTGGGTAGAACAGGTCGAGGCGCTGCAGGAATGTCTCGGCTCGCTCGACGAGCCCGGCGCTTGA